In Amphiura filiformis chromosome 2, Afil_fr2py, whole genome shotgun sequence, one DNA window encodes the following:
- the LOC140146303 gene encoding type-2 ice-structuring protein-like: MKIAILVLCLAAYSSAQLSCDEGWTLIGRECYMEFQSTPPDEQLQIRRTCCDYPTAKAICERFGAHLVDIKSQEEQDNIRSWLESVNSTDVWMGMTSPTPGGKLFHSDNTPVKYFTWTSSEPGRGLGRNEPVRCVRMHEENDNLFDWSDRACFWQYGALCEKDPNKPRKG, encoded by the exons ATGAAGATCGCTATTCTTGTTCTCTGTCTTGCTGCCTACTCATCGGCACAACTAA GTTGTGATGAGGGATGGACACTTATCGGACGTGAATGTTATATGGAGTTCCAATCCACTCCTCCGGATGAACAGCTGCAAATTCGAAGGACCTGCTGCGATTATCCAACCGCCAAAGCTATCTGCGAAAGGTTTGGAGCACATCTAGTCGACATTAAATCCCAAGAAGAACAAGACAACATCCGCAGCTGGCTTGAAAGTGTCAACTCAACGGACGTGTGGATGGGAATGACGTCACCAACTCCTGGGGGTAAACTCTTCCATTCAGACAACACCCCAGTTAAATACTTCACCTGGACTTCCAGTGAGCCAGGACGTGGTCTAGGGAGAAACGAACCGGTACGCTGTGTGAGAATGCATGAAGAGAATGATAACTTGTTCGACTGGTCAGATAGGGCGTGCTTCTGGCAATATGGGGCCTTGTGCGAAAAAGACCCGAATAAGCCTAGAAAGGGGTAG